In Acidobacteriota bacterium, the sequence ACCGAGGTCAAGGGCATCATCGAGACGATCGTCAACGACCGTCTCGGGCAGTACCTCGAAGAGCACCCGGTCGTCGCGAAGAAGGTCATCCAGAAGGCGGTGGATGCCGCCCGGGCGCGCGAGGCCGCCCGCAAGGCCCGCGACCTCGTGAGGCGGAAGGGGGCGCTCGACAACAGCTCGCTGCCCGGCAAGCTCGCCGACTGCCAGGAACGCGACCCGGCCCAGTGCGAGCTCTACATCGTCGAGGGCGAGTCGGCGGGCGGTTCGGCCAAACAGGGACGCGACCGCCGCTTCCAGGCGATCCTCCCGGTCAAGGGCAAGATCCTGAACGTCGAGAAGGCGCGGTTCGACAAGATGCTCGGCAGCGACGAGATCAAGACGATGATCGCGGCGCTCGGGTGCGGCATCGGGCCCGAGGACTTCGATCTCTCGCGGCTCCGGTACCACCGGGTCATCATCATGACCGACGCCGACGTCGACGGCTCGCATATCCGCACGCTGCTGCTCACGTTCTTCTACCGCCAGATGCGTGCGCTCGTCGACAGCGGCTACGTCTACATCGCCCAGCCGCCGCTCTATCGAGCGAAGCGAGGCAAGGCCGAGCACTACATCAAGGACGACCGCGACCTCGAGAACTGGCTGATCCGCCGCGCGGTCGAGTCGCGAGTCGCGAGGTTCGAGGGCAGCGGGCACGAGGTGGCGGGCGAGGATCTGGAGCGCCTGCTCCACCGGCTGATTGCCTTCGGCAAGTCGATGACCATCGTCGGGCGCCGCTGTCCGGATGAAGTCGTCGTCCTTGCGCTGCTCGGCCGCGGCGTCCGCGAACGCGCGTTCTTCGCCGACGAAGCCGCCGTTCGTTCCCTGGCCGACGAGTTGGCATCGCCGACGCGCCTCGTGCGCGTCGTCCCCGATGAAGAGCACGGGACCTTCGAGGTGGCCATCGAGGATCGCTCGAACGGGTACCCGAAGCACCACGTGGTCGGGATCGGGCTCGTGGGCAGCTCCGAGTACCGGACGGTCGCTGCGAGCTACGACGACGTGAAGGACTATCGGGCGCCGGTGGTCGTCTCGCAGGCCGCAGCCGGCGGCGGCGACGAAGGCGACGAGGCCCAGGAGGACGGCGCTCCAACGGCCGGACCCGCGCGTTCCGGGCGTCCGGGCCGCGAGCACGAGGTGCGCCTCGCCTCGCTCGAAGCGCTCGTCGACCACTTCATCGCCGCTGGCAAGAAGGGCGTGGCCATCAATCGGTACAAGGGCCTGGGCGAGATGAACCCGGAGCAACTCTGGGAGACCACGATGAACCCCGAGGCCCGCACGCTGCTGCAGGTGAGGGCCGAGGACCACGCCGAAGCCGACCTGATGTTCACCACGCTGATGGGCGACCAGGTGGAGCCCCGCCGGCGGTTCATCGAGGACAACGCCCTCGACGTGAAGAACCTCGACGTCTGATCGACGCCGCGAACCGAACGACCCAGCATGCCATTTGCCCAGTCCAGGATCCCGGTCAACATCGAAGACGAGATGAAGCGCTCGTACATGGATTACGCGATGAGCGTGATCATCGGTCGAGCGCTGCCCGACGTCCGCGACGGCCTCAAGCCGGCGCACCGGCGCGTGCTCTACGGCATGCGGCTCATGGGCCTCGCCAGCAACCGCGCCTACCGGAAGTGCGCGAAGATCGTCGGCGAGGTCATGGGCAACTTCCACCCGCACGGCGACGCGTCGATCTACGACACGCTGGTGCGCCTGGCGCAAGACTTCAACATGCGGTATCCGCTGGTCGACGGGCAGGGGAACTTCGGCTCGGTCGACGGCGATCCGCCGGCGGCGATGCGCTACACCGAGGCGCGCCTCAAGGCGCTGGCCGAGGAGTTGATGGCCGATCTCGACAAGGAGACGGTCGACTTCGCGCCGAACTACGACGAGACGACCGAGGAGCCAGCCGTCCTGCCCGCGCCGTTTCCGAACCTGCTGGTGAACGGCTCGGCCGGCATCGCCGTGGGCATGGCAACGAACATCCCCCCGCACAACCTGCGGGAGGTGATCGACGCGCTCATCTGGCTGATCGAGCACTCCGACGTCGGTCTCCAGGAGGGCGACGACGCCGCGTCGCGGCTGAGCCGTGACGAGAAGACCAGAAACCTGCTGAGGCTGATTCCAGGGCCCGACTTCCCCACCGGTGGCTACCTCGTCGGCCGCTCCGGCATCTACTCGGCTTACACGACGGGTCGCGGGTCGCTCACGCTCCGCGCGCGGACCGAAGTCGAGGAATCGAAGAGCGGCGATCGCGCGTCCATCGTCGTGACCGAGATACCGTACCAGGTCAACAAGGCGAAGCTGCTCGAGAAGATCGCCGAACTCGTGCGAGAGAAGGTCGTCGAAGGCATCTCGGACCTGCGCGACGAGTCCGACCGCCAGGGCATGCGCATCGTCATCGAACTGAAGCGCGGCGAGCTGCCGGACATCGTCCTCAACAACCTGTTCAAGCACACGGCGCTCCAGACGACCTTCGGCGTGATCATGCTCGCCATCGTCGGGGGACGGCCCAGGGTGCTGCCGCTCGTCGACCTGCTCGAGTCGTTCATCGAGTTCCGGCGCGACGTCGTGCGCCGGCGCACCGAGTACGAGCTGCGGAAGGCCGAGGCGCGCGCGCACATCCTGGAGGGGCTCCAGATCGCCCTCGATCACCTCGACGCCGTGATCGCGCTCATCAGGGCGGCGCGTAACCCGCCCGAGGCGCGCGAGGGGCTCGTGACGGAGTTCGGCCTGAGCGAGGTGCAGGCACAGGCCATCCTCGACATGCAGCTCCAGCGGCTGACGGGCCTCGAGCGCCAGAAGATCCTCGACGAGCTCGCCGAGGTGCGCCGGACCATCGAGCGCCTGCTCGCGATCCTCGGCAGCGAGCGGCTGCTCATGCAGATCGTGGTCGACGAACTGCGCGCCATCCAGACGAAGTACGGCGACGCGCGACGGACCGAAATCGTCGACGCCGCGGGCGACCTCTCGATCGAGGACCTCATCGCCGACGAGGACATGGTGATCACCGTCACCAACTCGGGCTACATCAAGCGAACCTCACTCGAGGAATACCGGCTGCAGGGTCGCGGCGGCCGGGGACGGCGGGGCATGAGCGTGAGGGCCGAGGATGCCGTCGGCCACGTGTTCGTGGCGACCACGCACTCCTTCATCATGATCTTCTCGAACCGTGGGCGCGCCTACTGGCAGAAGGTCCACGGCATCCCCGTGGTGGGGCCAGGGGGGCGGGGCACGGCCATCGTGAACCTCGTCAAGATGGAGCCCGACGAGCGCATTGCGGCCCTGCTCGCCGTGCGCGCCTGGCCCGAGACCGAGGACACCGAGTACCTCGTCATGGGCACGCGAAAGGGCATCGTCAAGAAGACCGACCTGCGCGCCTTCAGCAACCCGCGCGCCGGCGGCATCATCGCGATGGGCGTCGAGGAGGACGACGAGGTGATCGCCGTCCAGCGGTCGGACGGCAGGCACGACATCTTCCTCGGGACCCGCCACGGCATGGCCATCCGGTTCCGCGAGTCGGACGTCCGGGCGATGGGACGAACGGCGTACGGCGTGCGCGGCATCACGCTACGGGAGGGCGACGAGGTCGTCGCCATGGACGTGATCGCGGCCGGCGGCTACCTCCTGACCGTGACCGATGGCGGTTACGGCAAGCGGACGCCCGTCGACGAGTACCGGGTCCAGTCGAGGGGCGGCGTTGGCCTGATCAACATCCGTTTCCGGGAGGACGGCCAGCGGGTCATCGGCATCGCCTTCGTCGGCGACGACGATCAGTTGATGCTGATGACGGAGCAGGGTAAGGTATTGCGGACCCCAGTGAGGAGCATCCGGCCGATTGGCCGCGACACTCAGGGCGTCAGGCTGATAGGCATCGAAGACGGCGATCGGGTGGTCTCGATGGTCCGGCTCGCCGAAAAGGTCGACGACGAGGACGGCGAGACCGCAGGAGACACACCCGACAACGGTGCGCCCGAGCAACACACCGAGTGATTCCGGCCGCCCGGCGCGGCGACCGGCTTGGTCCGGCCCGAAGGGGCCGGCGGAAGGAGGCTGACAGTATGGATCGGCCGAGGTCCACCCCGATTGTGCTACTCGTGCTCGTCGCTCTCACGTTCCCTCTGCTGGCGGCCTGCGCGCCATCGGCGGAGCACACCCTCCTGCGGAAATACTTCCAGGCGTCGCGCATGCGCGACAACATGACGCTCGCCAACATCGCGACGGTCTCCTTCAATCCGACGGAACGCGGCGTCGTTCAGAGCTTCAAGGTCGAGGAAGTCGGGGCCGAGGAGCGGCGCCCGCTCAACCTCAAGGCCCTGGCGGCGGCGTTCGAGGAAGCCCGGAAGGCCGATGAAGAGTTCAACAAGCGCATGAAGGAGTACCAGGACGCCAACCTCGAGGCCATCGAGCGCGTGATCGCGGCCGAGGGCGGGAACCAGCCGATCGCCCGCCGCGACCAGGCTGTCAAGGAGGCCTGGGACAAATGGCGTGCCGAACGGGCCGAACTCGCCAAGAGGCTTTCCGACGCCAGGGAGGCGCTGACTGCCGAACGCGCGCTCGTCGAGCCGAGCGTGTTCGACCCCCAGGGTCCGTCCATCGACGTCACCGCGTTCGATGGCGAACTGATCACGAAGGACGTCGAGTTCTCGGCCAAGGTCAGGAAAGGCGAGGGGGCCGCCGAGGACAAGCAGATGCACGCGCGCTTCAGCAGGGCCGTGCTGACTGGCGGACCGGAGGGGCGGTCGGTCGAGGGTCGCTGGATGATCACACAGATCGGCGGGCACGACTGACGAGGGCGGTCGCCGTTGCCATGACGATGTCGGGCCGGCAGTCGATCGATGGGTCGCCCCCTCGATCGGCACCGGCCCGTGGCGCCGTTCCACGACACGATGTCAGGCAGGCTGCAGGCCCGCGAACCGCGCCACCAGCTTCTTCACGCCCACGCTGACGAAGCGGACGGTCACCTTCAGGTCGTCCGCGCTCCCCTCGATGCCGATGACCGTGCCCACCCCGAACTTGGGGTGCCGCACGCGCGCGCCCAGGGCGATGCCGCCCTGGCGCGACTGGTCCTCATCCTCGTACCGGTAGGCCGGCGTGTGTTCATCGGCACGGGGCGGACGCCGCGACGACCACGCGGGGCTTCTCGATCGGAATCCGTACGACCCGAAGCCAGAGAGCGTCGGTGGAACGAACGACGAGTCGTGGCGCTCGATCAGTTGGGGAGGAATCTCCTCGACGAACGGCGACGGGACGCTGGCCTGGTACTCGCCGAAGACCCGGCGCCTTGCGGCACCAGTCAGGATCAGCCGCGTCTCGGCCCGCGTCATGCCCACGTAGCACAGCCGCCGTTCCTCTTCGAGCTCGGCGTCGTCCTCGCGCGAGCGCGAGTGCGGAAAGAGGCCGTCCTCGAGCCCCGCGATGATCACGCACGGGAACTCGAGCCCCTTGGCGGCATGCAGCGTCATCAGCCAGACCCGGGCTGCCTGCGACCCCTGCTCTTCGTCGGCCTCCGAGAGCAGCGATAGCCGGTCGACGAAGCCGCCAAGCGAGGCGTCCGGCTCCCGAGCTTCGTAATCCTGGGCCGCCGACACCAACTCCTGGAGGTTCTCGATGCGACCGAGGGCCTCTTCGCTGCGCTCGTCTTCCAGTTCCTGCAGGTAGCCGCTCCAATCGAGGACCCGCTTGATGACCTCGCCGACCGGGTCGTGACGAGCGGCGTCGGCGAGCTTGACGAGGAGATCGTGGAAGGTCCGCAGTGATGCTGCCGATCGCGCGGGCAACCGTCGCTCGGCGAGCAGGTGCACCGCGCGTGCCCAGAGCGAGCGCGCCGACTTGACCTCGTGCATTCCGGCCGCCACGAGCGGCGGCGCGTCGTCGGGCAGGACGGTGGGGTCGGTGGCATCGAGCGCGTCGAGCACCGCCCTCCCGATGCCCCGAGCGGGCGTGTTGACCACGCGGCGGAAGGAGACGTCGTCGTGCGGATTGAGCACGAGCTTCAGGTAGGCGAGCGTGTCCTTGATCTCCTTGCGCTCGTAGAAACGGACCCCCCCCACGATGCGGTAGGCGACGCCCTCGCGCATCAGCACGTCCTCGAGTGCTCGTGACTGGGCGTTCGTGCGATAGAGCACCGCCACGGCGTGCGAGGCGTCCTCGGCGAGGGCCCGACGAACCGTGCGGCAGATGAAGTCGGCCTCTTCGAGCTCGTCGGCCCCGCGGAAGTAGAGGATCGGGTCGCCGCCCGCGCGATCGGTCCACAACCGCTTGTCCTTCCGGTCGCGGTTGTGCCGGATGACGGCCGACGCCGCCTCGAGGATGACCTCGGTCGACCGGTAGTTTCGCTCGAGCCGGACGACGAGTGCCTCCGGGAAGTCTCGCTCGAAGTCCATGATGTTCCGCAGGTCCGCGCCGCGCCACTTGTAGATGGACTGATCGGGATCGCCCACCACCGCGAGGTTGCGATGGCCGGCGGCGAGGTGTCGGATCAGCAGGTACTGCGGCCGGTTCGTGTCCTGGTACTCGTCGACCATCAGGTAGCGGAACTTCGCGGCGTACCGGGATCTCACGCTCTCGGATTCCTCGAGGAGCTGCACCGTCTTCAGGAGCAGGTCGTCGAAATCGAGGGCGCGGCTCTCGGCGAGCACCTTGAGGTACTCGGCGTACACGCGCCCGACCTGCTCGTCGCGGAAGTTCCACGACCCGAGCAGCGCCTCGGGGCCCTCCATCCGGTTCTTGGCCTGGCTGATCCTCGCCAGCGCGGCACGCGGGGTGAGCAGCTTGTCGTCGAGGCCCTGCGCCTTCAGGATCTGCTTCACTGCGGCGACCTGGTCGGCCGAGTCGTAGATGACGAAGTCGCGTGACAGTCCGATGGCCGGCCCCTCGCGCCGAAGGAGTCTCGCGCACAGCGCGTGAAAGGTCGAAATCCACATCCGGCCCGCATCGACGTCGATGAGGCCGCTCACCCGGCCACGCATTTCATCGGCCGCCTTGTTGGTGAACGTGACGGCGAGCAGTCGATCCGGTTCGGCGAAGCCCGCCCCGATGAGGTATGCGATGCGGTACGCGATGACGCGCGTCTTGCCGGAGCCGGCCCCAGCGAGGATCAGCAGCGGGCCCTCGGTCTGCAGCACGGCCTGCTGCTGTTCCGGGTTCAGCTCGTCGACAAACGACGGCACACGGGCACTCGACGCGTGAGGTGGCGTGGATGACAAGGCAGGACCTTGGCGCGGCGGCGCCTGGACGACAGGACGTCGTCAGTATACCAGCGGCGGCAGCCGCCAATCACTCCACCGTCACGCTCTTCGCCAGGTTTCGCGGCTGGTCGACGTCGCACCCGCGACGCACGGCGATGTGATAGGCGAGCAACTGCAGCGGGATGACCGTCAGAACGGGGGCAACGAACGGGTGGGCCGCCGGCAGGGGCACCCTCGAGTCGTCCACGGCGTCGAGCACCGGGTCGAGACGGCCGTCGCCCTTCGTGACGAGGGCGATGACCGACCCGCCGCGGGCCTTGGCTTCCTGGACGTTGCCGAGCATCTTCTCGAAGACGGCGTCGTCGGTCGCGATGGCGACCACCGGCATCTTCTCGTCGATGAGCGCGATGGGCCCGTGCTTCATCTCGCCGGCCGGGTACCCCTCGGCGTGGATGTACGAGATCTCCTTGAGCTTCAGCGCCCCCTCGAGGGCAATGGGGTACTGCAGGCCGCGACCGAGATAGAGGAAGTCGGTGCGCTGGTAGAAGCGCTTGGCAATCTCCTCGATCTGGGGCTCGGTCCTGAGTGCTTCCTCGACGAGCAGCGGCAGTTGCGTGAGCGCTTCGAGGTGCGGCCGGAGCTCGTCGGGCCCGAGCGTGCCCCGTTCCTGCGCGAGGTAAAGCGCGAGCAGGTGGATCGCGACGAGCTGCGAGGTGAACGCCTTGGTCGACGCGACGCCGATCTCGGGTCCGGCATGCGTGTAGACGGTGCCATCGGTCTCGCGCGTGGCCATGCTGCCGACCACGTTGCAGATGGCCGCGCTCTTCGCGCCTCGTCGTCTGGCCTCGCGCAGGGCGGCGAGGGTGTCGGCCGTCTCGCCCGACTGCGTGATCACCACCGCCAGCGTGCGGCCGTCGACAATCGGCTGCCGGTACCGGTACTCGCTGCCGTAGTCGACCTCCACCGGTAACCGCGCCAGTTGCTCGATCAGGAACTTGCCGACGAGTCCCGCGTGCCACGACGTGCCGCACGCGAGCACGACGACCCGATCGACCTCGC encodes:
- the gyrB gene encoding DNA topoisomerase (ATP-hydrolyzing) subunit B, which translates into the protein MEHLEQHDTPHDPNDAAHIDSTLGGDSYGADKIKVLEGLEAVRKRPAMYIGSTGEQGLHHLVYEIVDNSIDEALAGHCDQIAVTIHLDNSVTVVDNGRGIPVGLHESGRSAAEVALTVLHAGGKFDNDSYKVSGGLHGVGVSVVNALSEALEVEIWRQGQVHRQTYERGKPTSELEVLGKTDRRGTRVSFRPDATIFETTEFSYDTLAQRLRELAFLNAGLTIALCDERTEGKQHEFHYSGGINEFVAFLNTNKGVINDTPIYMKGEREGIEAEISLQWNDGYTESIYSFANNINTHEGGTHLSGFRAALTRTVNAYATRNNLSKDLKDASIGGDDIREGLTAVISVKIPRPQFEGQTKTKLGNTEVKGIIETIVNDRLGQYLEEHPVVAKKVIQKAVDAARAREAARKARDLVRRKGALDNSSLPGKLADCQERDPAQCELYIVEGESAGGSAKQGRDRRFQAILPVKGKILNVEKARFDKMLGSDEIKTMIAALGCGIGPEDFDLSRLRYHRVIIMTDADVDGSHIRTLLLTFFYRQMRALVDSGYVYIAQPPLYRAKRGKAEHYIKDDRDLENWLIRRAVESRVARFEGSGHEVAGEDLERLLHRLIAFGKSMTIVGRRCPDEVVVLALLGRGVRERAFFADEAAVRSLADELASPTRLVRVVPDEEHGTFEVAIEDRSNGYPKHHVVGIGLVGSSEYRTVAASYDDVKDYRAPVVVSQAAAGGGDEGDEAQEDGAPTAGPARSGRPGREHEVRLASLEALVDHFIAAGKKGVAINRYKGLGEMNPEQLWETTMNPEARTLLQVRAEDHAEADLMFTTLMGDQVEPRRRFIEDNALDVKNLDV
- the gyrA gene encoding DNA gyrase subunit A, whose translation is MPFAQSRIPVNIEDEMKRSYMDYAMSVIIGRALPDVRDGLKPAHRRVLYGMRLMGLASNRAYRKCAKIVGEVMGNFHPHGDASIYDTLVRLAQDFNMRYPLVDGQGNFGSVDGDPPAAMRYTEARLKALAEELMADLDKETVDFAPNYDETTEEPAVLPAPFPNLLVNGSAGIAVGMATNIPPHNLREVIDALIWLIEHSDVGLQEGDDAASRLSRDEKTRNLLRLIPGPDFPTGGYLVGRSGIYSAYTTGRGSLTLRARTEVEESKSGDRASIVVTEIPYQVNKAKLLEKIAELVREKVVEGISDLRDESDRQGMRIVIELKRGELPDIVLNNLFKHTALQTTFGVIMLAIVGGRPRVLPLVDLLESFIEFRRDVVRRRTEYELRKAEARAHILEGLQIALDHLDAVIALIRAARNPPEAREGLVTEFGLSEVQAQAILDMQLQRLTGLERQKILDELAEVRRTIERLLAILGSERLLMQIVVDELRAIQTKYGDARRTEIVDAAGDLSIEDLIADEDMVITVTNSGYIKRTSLEEYRLQGRGGRGRRGMSVRAEDAVGHVFVATTHSFIMIFSNRGRAYWQKVHGIPVVGPGGRGTAIVNLVKMEPDERIAALLAVRAWPETEDTEYLVMGTRKGIVKKTDLRAFSNPRAGGIIAMGVEEDDEVIAVQRSDGRHDIFLGTRHGMAIRFRESDVRAMGRTAYGVRGITLREGDEVVAMDVIAAGGYLLTVTDGGYGKRTPVDEYRVQSRGGVGLINIRFREDGQRVIGIAFVGDDDQLMLMTEQGKVLRTPVRSIRPIGRDTQGVRLIGIEDGDRVVSMVRLAEKVDDEDGETAGDTPDNGAPEQHTE
- a CDS encoding UvrD-helicase domain-containing protein, which produces MPSFVDELNPEQQQAVLQTEGPLLILAGAGSGKTRVIAYRIAYLIGAGFAEPDRLLAVTFTNKAADEMRGRVSGLIDVDAGRMWISTFHALCARLLRREGPAIGLSRDFVIYDSADQVAAVKQILKAQGLDDKLLTPRAALARISQAKNRMEGPEALLGSWNFRDEQVGRVYAEYLKVLAESRALDFDDLLLKTVQLLEESESVRSRYAAKFRYLMVDEYQDTNRPQYLLIRHLAAGHRNLAVVGDPDQSIYKWRGADLRNIMDFERDFPEALVVRLERNYRSTEVILEAASAVIRHNRDRKDKRLWTDRAGGDPILYFRGADELEEADFICRTVRRALAEDASHAVAVLYRTNAQSRALEDVLMREGVAYRIVGGVRFYERKEIKDTLAYLKLVLNPHDDVSFRRVVNTPARGIGRAVLDALDATDPTVLPDDAPPLVAAGMHEVKSARSLWARAVHLLAERRLPARSAASLRTFHDLLVKLADAARHDPVGEVIKRVLDWSGYLQELEDERSEEALGRIENLQELVSAAQDYEAREPDASLGGFVDRLSLLSEADEEQGSQAARVWLMTLHAAKGLEFPCVIIAGLEDGLFPHSRSREDDAELEEERRLCYVGMTRAETRLILTGAARRRVFGEYQASVPSPFVEEIPPQLIERHDSSFVPPTLSGFGSYGFRSRSPAWSSRRPPRADEHTPAYRYEDEDQSRQGGIALGARVRHPKFGVGTVIGIEGSADDLKVTVRFVSVGVKKLVARFAGLQPA
- the glmS gene encoding glutamine--fructose-6-phosphate transaminase (isomerizing), with amino-acid sequence MCGIIGYIGNKQVVPVLVEGLRRLEYRGYDSAGVAVVKAGAIDVRRSAGKLANLEHVLADHPLEGDYGVGHTRWATHGRPTEENAHPHRDCSGRLVVVHNGIIENYLDLKRQLQLEGHRFVTETDTEIVAHLVEREMRDDGLEHAVRRALLSLRGLFAVVLMSADDPEKIVAVRNGPPIVIGLGDGEFFVASDIPAVLTHTRDVVFLGDEEMAVITRQGVTFSDYAGGAVSKVTQRVLWDPVMAEKAGYKHFMLKEIFEQPWAIRETVLGRVSVESGRVFLDEMKLDAAALREVDRVVVLACGTSWHAGLVGKFLIEQLARLPVEVDYGSEYRYRQPIVDGRTLAVVITQSGETADTLAALREARRRGAKSAAICNVVGSMATRETDGTVYTHAGPEIGVASTKAFTSQLVAIHLLALYLAQERGTLGPDELRPHLEALTQLPLLVEEALRTEPQIEEIAKRFYQRTDFLYLGRGLQYPIALEGALKLKEISYIHAEGYPAGEMKHGPIALIDEKMPVVAIATDDAVFEKMLGNVQEAKARGGSVIALVTKGDGRLDPVLDAVDDSRVPLPAAHPFVAPVLTVIPLQLLAYHIAVRRGCDVDQPRNLAKSVTVE